In a genomic window of Arcticibacter tournemirensis:
- a CDS encoding DegT/DnrJ/EryC1/StrS family aminotransferase: MIEYENLRLLNEPFFEEYKRTFSDTLERGWFILGNNVSAFEKDFASYCSSGYCAGLASGLDALILALRCFEFPEGSEVIVPSNTYIATILAVYHNGLVPVLVEPDINTYNIDPLRIEESITSKTRAILVVHLYGKSCDMDPITAIARKYGLKVIEDCAQSHGAKYKGKKTGTFGDFGAFSFYPTKNLGALGDAGAITTDNETLYEKIKALRNYGSRVKYHNEYIGTNSRLDEVQAGFLSIKLNRLDEINAHKRRLAEMYHNGLKSDFIKPVVEPDYFDVYHIYNIRHPERDRLREYLLQNGVKTEIHYPVPPHQQKALEEKFRKSYPISEEIHRTTLSLPVSYCHKEDEIERVIEVLNDF, encoded by the coding sequence ATGATAGAATATGAAAATCTGAGATTGCTCAATGAGCCATTTTTTGAAGAGTATAAAAGGACTTTTTCGGATACTCTGGAAAGAGGCTGGTTTATACTCGGTAACAATGTGTCGGCTTTCGAAAAGGACTTTGCTTCTTATTGCAGCTCTGGTTATTGTGCAGGACTAGCTTCTGGACTCGATGCTTTAATTCTTGCGCTACGTTGTTTTGAATTCCCCGAAGGGAGTGAGGTGATCGTTCCCTCTAATACCTACATTGCTACTATTCTTGCGGTTTATCACAACGGACTGGTACCGGTATTGGTTGAACCGGATATCAATACGTACAATATCGATCCGTTAAGGATTGAAGAAAGCATTACTTCTAAAACCCGTGCTATTTTGGTTGTCCATCTCTATGGGAAGTCATGTGATATGGACCCGATTACCGCCATTGCGCGGAAATATGGACTGAAAGTGATCGAGGATTGTGCACAGTCGCACGGGGCGAAATATAAAGGAAAGAAGACTGGCACCTTTGGTGATTTCGGAGCTTTTAGCTTCTACCCTACGAAGAATCTTGGAGCACTGGGTGATGCAGGGGCTATAACAACAGATAATGAGACGCTTTACGAAAAGATAAAGGCCCTGCGTAATTATGGTTCCCGGGTAAAGTATCATAACGAGTATATCGGCACTAATTCACGGCTTGATGAAGTACAGGCCGGATTTCTTTCCATTAAGCTAAACAGATTGGATGAAATCAACGCTCATAAGAGAAGGCTCGCAGAGATGTATCATAACGGGCTAAAATCTGATTTTATAAAGCCGGTGGTGGAACCCGATTATTTTGATGTATATCACATCTACAATATCAGACATCCCGAGCGTGACCGGCTAAGAGAGTACTTGCTACAGAACGGAGTAAAGACAGAAATTCATTACCCGGTGCCTCCTCATCAGCAGAAAGCTCTTGAAGAAAAGTTCAGGAAATCGTACCCTATTTCGGAAGAGATACACCGTACCACGTTGAGCTTACCCGT